Proteins from a single region of Coraliomargarita parva:
- the gcvH gene encoding glycine cleavage system protein GcvH, giving the protein MSQVPSDLLYTKDHEWLLVHEDGTATVGITDYAQESLGDITFVEFPEVGAEFSAEDTFGVVESVKAASDLYMPVAAEVLEVNEAVDSAPELVNQDPFGEGWILKVRIKDSSELDGLMKAEDYSAII; this is encoded by the coding sequence ATGAGCCAAGTTCCAAGCGACCTCCTCTATACCAAAGACCATGAATGGCTGCTCGTCCACGAGGACGGCACTGCAACCGTCGGTATTACCGACTATGCCCAGGAAAGTCTTGGCGATATTACCTTTGTTGAATTTCCCGAAGTCGGTGCCGAGTTTTCGGCTGAAGACACCTTCGGGGTTGTCGAGTCCGTCAAAGCGGCTTCAGACCTCTATATGCCGGTGGCGGCCGAGGTTCTCGAAGTGAACGAAGCGGTCGATAGCGCTCCGGAACTGGTCAATCAAGACCCGTTCGGCGAAGGCTGGATCCTTAAGGTCCGCATCAAAGACAGCTCCGAGCTGGATGGCCTGATGAAGGCGGAGGATTACTCCGCGATCATCTAA
- a CDS encoding TonB-dependent receptor — translation MSFSNTAVAEEPVDAQDADSDQSGHFLLESVDEAEASASAFSDDLPAGHGLVSGQVLDKESGAPVPGVALLLEGTDVGTITDAQGRYTLGPAPAGKYTLTFLKTGYIEANITGYEVNADQVNVFPFALPPRPAEMSDEVYELQDFTVTAEEANDLMMKLDLKFDSDRALDVFSSEDFSKFAASDVADAVKRIAGVSVNDGKFPSVRGLNDRYTVTTLNGMPLPSPDPFRKSPQFDIFPSALLDSILVSKSTTAELSGESTAANFDLITKQMPDEFFLKVSFGTGWHSNSVDQFRSFDRGNDSYLYTDGASRLNSAPRGNPGDALADSNFEKSEQLVSNNKKAYPDSSVSISIGNKFDLGNDRRFGFVFSGYHKRKTTAILGAEDVQGYDFSGADRLVIQEVQLPPFLGGGTIEVPTNVSVPYGDETTYEYDEYEESVKLGALLGGALELGENNTLFGNFFISRTSDTTVTRNYSGVNSGENITPEEDLFLIRERLYYVERSLTLGQVGGEHLFPDTKLEPELNWALQRARTTQDEPDYRDTTALLRYSDFPDGFENPAEATGNTETFPGGAVRNINSDDNISLSSNSWRSVQEDEDSARMDLAVHPFEILTLEGGGLLRRAERVSDIQSYLENRADTNASGETEGGFGVSQNNLENGGNSIRGRSEATRDIDAIYLMAKLEPVEWVKFNLGYRFEDSTIAVDSDTLLPSANSLASVFRAYDQARIAPATPANVVRATEADVLGVPDGYRNTSGDSISETLEDRVYLPSAGLTLDPIPGIQFKFAYYETINRPSFREITSDIFIDIENGDALAGNPFLQSSRTDNFDFRFEIYPAQFEFDLPLVDVLFSGDDMFGVSLFRKEIELPIEFVRPTDRNVDEIPFNNPEGAVAEGIEFEFRKNFEFTGLPWGEYFSIGGNYAFTSAEAGVSEAEAALLGLNQNIDPDGIDDTRPLTEQPEQILNLDLSFRHPEWGSSVTLAYNYKSEILESIGSEESFDAYRGAVERLDLVVSHEFENGVTVSFAVKNLLDEGYETYFRNRAPDMSNGNISNLDNPSSYSDDKPRKTVDSVGRTYSLSVSYNF, via the coding sequence ATGTCGTTTTCCAATACAGCCGTTGCGGAAGAGCCGGTCGATGCTCAAGATGCCGATTCCGACCAGTCCGGCCACTTTCTCCTGGAGTCGGTGGACGAGGCGGAAGCTAGTGCCTCTGCCTTTTCGGATGACTTGCCTGCCGGCCATGGTTTGGTCTCCGGGCAGGTTCTGGACAAGGAGTCCGGGGCACCGGTGCCCGGTGTCGCGCTGCTACTGGAGGGAACCGATGTCGGGACAATTACGGACGCACAGGGACGCTATACGCTCGGCCCTGCGCCCGCAGGGAAATACACACTCACTTTCCTGAAGACTGGGTATATCGAGGCCAATATCACGGGCTATGAGGTCAATGCGGACCAAGTGAATGTCTTCCCCTTTGCCTTGCCTCCGCGTCCTGCCGAGATGTCCGATGAGGTTTACGAACTGCAGGACTTCACGGTCACCGCGGAGGAAGCGAATGACTTGATGATGAAGCTCGACCTGAAATTTGATAGTGATCGTGCATTGGATGTCTTTAGTAGTGAGGATTTTTCGAAGTTTGCTGCGAGTGATGTTGCTGATGCGGTCAAACGTATCGCTGGTGTTTCTGTAAATGATGGAAAATTCCCTTCTGTTCGAGGATTGAATGACCGTTACACGGTGACGACTCTTAATGGTATGCCATTGCCGAGTCCGGATCCTTTCCGAAAATCGCCACAATTCGATATCTTCCCCTCTGCTTTGCTTGATTCGATTCTAGTCAGTAAGTCAACCACTGCAGAACTGTCGGGTGAGTCGACTGCTGCCAACTTCGACCTGATTACGAAGCAGATGCCCGATGAATTCTTTCTGAAAGTCAGTTTTGGGACAGGGTGGCATAGTAATTCCGTGGATCAATTCAGGAGTTTTGACCGGGGCAATGATAGCTATCTCTATACGGATGGAGCCTCACGCTTGAATTCGGCTCCTCGGGGGAATCCTGGAGATGCGCTTGCAGACTCGAATTTTGAGAAGTCCGAGCAACTGGTATCTAATAATAAAAAGGCGTACCCTGACTCTTCAGTTTCAATTTCAATTGGTAATAAATTCGATCTCGGAAATGATCGGCGTTTTGGATTTGTATTTTCCGGTTATCATAAGAGGAAAACAACTGCCATTCTCGGGGCTGAAGATGTGCAAGGCTATGACTTTTCCGGTGCGGATCGTCTGGTAATCCAAGAGGTGCAATTGCCTCCTTTCCTTGGCGGAGGGACCATCGAAGTGCCGACTAATGTGTCGGTGCCCTATGGGGATGAAACGACTTACGAATATGACGAATATGAAGAGAGCGTGAAACTCGGGGCGCTTCTTGGAGGGGCTCTTGAGCTTGGGGAGAATAACACCCTGTTCGGCAATTTCTTTATAAGCCGTACCTCGGATACAACGGTGACACGCAACTATAGCGGTGTGAATTCGGGGGAGAATATTACACCTGAAGAAGATCTTTTCTTGATTCGTGAACGTCTGTATTATGTGGAGAGATCCCTGACTTTGGGGCAAGTCGGCGGGGAGCACTTGTTCCCCGATACGAAGCTGGAACCGGAATTGAATTGGGCTCTCCAACGAGCACGCACTACTCAGGATGAGCCCGATTATCGTGATACCACCGCATTGTTGCGCTATTCGGATTTTCCGGATGGATTTGAAAATCCTGCCGAGGCGACCGGTAATACAGAAACGTTTCCAGGTGGTGCGGTCCGTAATATAAATAGTGACGATAATATTTCACTCTCATCGAACTCATGGCGTTCGGTTCAGGAAGATGAAGACTCTGCCCGTATGGATCTGGCTGTGCATCCCTTTGAGATCTTGACCTTGGAAGGTGGAGGTTTGTTACGTCGGGCGGAACGTGTTTCTGATATCCAGTCCTATTTGGAGAATCGAGCGGATACAAATGCATCGGGCGAGACTGAAGGAGGATTTGGTGTTAGTCAGAATAACCTCGAAAATGGTGGCAATTCGATCCGGGGACGCTCCGAAGCGACCCGAGATATCGACGCGATTTATCTGATGGCGAAACTGGAGCCCGTTGAATGGGTGAAATTCAACCTGGGCTACCGATTCGAGGATTCTACTATCGCGGTGGATAGCGATACCCTTCTACCCAGTGCAAACTCACTTGCCAGTGTGTTCCGGGCTTATGATCAGGCGCGTATCGCTCCGGCGACGCCTGCCAATGTTGTTCGGGCAACTGAAGCAGATGTGCTCGGTGTGCCTGATGGATACCGGAATACCAGTGGAGACAGTATTTCTGAAACGCTTGAAGATCGGGTTTATCTCCCGAGTGCTGGACTCACGCTGGATCCCATTCCCGGGATCCAATTCAAGTTTGCGTACTATGAGACTATTAATCGTCCTTCCTTTCGGGAAATTACCAGCGATATCTTCATTGATATCGAGAACGGCGATGCATTGGCTGGGAATCCATTCTTGCAGTCCTCGCGTACGGATAATTTTGACTTCCGCTTCGAAATCTATCCGGCGCAGTTTGAGTTCGATTTACCGTTGGTTGATGTACTTTTCTCCGGCGATGATATGTTTGGAGTGAGTCTATTTCGAAAGGAAATCGAGTTGCCGATCGAATTCGTACGACCGACCGATCGGAATGTGGATGAAATCCCGTTCAACAACCCGGAAGGTGCTGTGGCAGAAGGGATTGAATTCGAGTTTCGTAAGAACTTTGAATTCACGGGTCTTCCCTGGGGAGAGTATTTCTCTATCGGCGGCAATTATGCCTTCACTTCGGCAGAGGCTGGTGTTTCTGAGGCGGAAGCGGCTCTCCTTGGGCTGAACCAGAATATTGATCCGGATGGAATCGATGACACGCGCCCATTAACGGAGCAGCCGGAACAGATTCTGAATCTAGATTTGAGCTTTCGTCACCCTGAGTGGGGAAGCAGTGTCACACTGGCTTATAATTATAAAAGCGAGATCCTCGAAAGTATCGGCTCTGAAGAGTCGTTCGATGCTTATCGTGGTGCAGTGGAGCGACTCGACCTTGTTGTTAGCCATGAATTTGAGAATGGGGTTACTGTGAGCTTTGCAGTAAAAAATCTTTTGGATGAGGGCTACGAGACCTATTTCAGAAACCGCGCCCCCGATATGAGCAATGGCAACATCTCTAATTTGGATAATCCAAGTTCCTATTCTGATGATAAGCCGCGTAAAACGGTGGATAGTGTCGGGCGCACTTATTCGCTATCGGTCAGCTACAATTTCTGA
- the cysS gene encoding cysteine--tRNA ligase, with the protein MSVQLYDTHSRSVQALPSESDHPLRFYCCGPTVYGPAHIGNFRTFLIQDTLRRVLEVDGYTVKHVRNITDVDDKTIRRSQEEGLPLNKFTAKWTDKFHADCTALNMLPPSVEPSAVDHIPQQIALVEQLVAKGHAYATEDGSVYFRVSSFDNYGSLSKLKQRELQTQNENSAGELNDADEYDRESVTDFALWKSRKPEDGDNYWQSPWGEGRPGWHLECSAMVDSAFEGETIDLHGGGIDLCFPHHENEIAQSECAHGHAFCNHWFHSAHLMVEGAKMSKSLGNLYTLDDLREKGFSPMVVRYTLIAGSYRQQLNFTFDGLHASQSALLKLERFAESLLAVTGEDKAAMPNYTSKDAPADFGRLAKAWDALRNNLNTAACLGAIFGVIGSNPAASLDADGARELLKAFGSLLYALGINLFTAEETKVDAPENILAMAQQRWDAKQAKDWAKADELRDALLAEGWVVKDRKDGFDLEAQ; encoded by the coding sequence ATGTCCGTCCAGCTCTACGATACGCACAGCCGATCCGTCCAAGCGCTTCCCTCCGAAAGCGACCACCCGCTTCGTTTCTACTGTTGCGGCCCGACGGTCTACGGCCCCGCACATATCGGAAATTTCCGCACCTTCCTGATCCAGGACACCCTGCGCCGCGTCCTGGAGGTGGACGGTTATACGGTCAAGCACGTGCGGAATATCACCGATGTCGACGACAAGACGATCCGCCGCTCCCAGGAGGAAGGCCTGCCTTTAAACAAGTTCACCGCCAAGTGGACAGACAAGTTTCATGCGGACTGCACCGCCCTGAACATGCTTCCCCCCAGCGTGGAACCCAGCGCCGTGGATCACATTCCTCAGCAAATCGCACTGGTGGAACAACTCGTCGCCAAGGGGCACGCCTATGCCACCGAAGACGGTTCCGTGTATTTCCGGGTCAGCTCCTTTGACAACTACGGCAGCCTCTCCAAGCTGAAGCAGCGCGAACTACAGACCCAGAACGAGAATTCCGCCGGCGAACTGAACGATGCGGACGAGTACGACCGCGAATCCGTCACCGACTTTGCCCTATGGAAGAGCCGCAAACCGGAGGATGGCGACAACTACTGGCAGAGTCCATGGGGCGAGGGACGTCCTGGCTGGCACCTGGAGTGCTCGGCCATGGTAGATAGCGCCTTTGAAGGGGAAACCATCGACTTGCACGGCGGCGGCATCGACCTCTGCTTCCCCCACCACGAGAACGAGATTGCCCAATCGGAGTGCGCCCATGGCCACGCCTTCTGCAACCACTGGTTCCACAGCGCGCACCTCATGGTGGAAGGCGCCAAAATGTCCAAGAGTCTGGGGAACCTCTACACTCTGGACGACCTAAGGGAAAAGGGTTTCAGCCCCATGGTGGTCCGCTACACCCTGATCGCCGGAAGCTACCGCCAGCAGTTGAATTTCACCTTCGACGGGCTGCACGCCTCACAGAGCGCGCTGCTCAAGCTCGAACGCTTTGCCGAATCCCTGCTGGCTGTCACCGGCGAGGACAAAGCGGCCATGCCGAACTATACCAGCAAGGACGCCCCGGCAGACTTCGGCCGCCTGGCCAAGGCCTGGGACGCGCTGCGCAATAATTTAAACACAGCAGCCTGCCTGGGTGCCATTTTCGGAGTGATCGGGTCGAACCCCGCCGCCTCACTCGATGCGGACGGCGCACGGGAATTGCTCAAAGCCTTCGGTAGCCTGCTTTACGCACTGGGGATCAATCTCTTCACCGCAGAGGAGACCAAGGTTGACGCCCCGGAGAACATTCTGGCCATGGCTCAACAACGCTGGGACGCCAAGCAGGCAAAGGACTGGGCCAAGGCTGACGAGCTTCGCGACGCCCTGCTGGCCGAAGGCTGGGTGGTCAAGGACCGCAAGGACGGCTTCGACCTCGAAGCACAATAA
- a CDS encoding PEGA domain-containing protein — MKACLSLFSALALVVFFSGCSSFQTGVAQEVVILSFPSEASVYINGEPAGITPLTTKLPRKLTHEIRLEKQGYNPSVKYFTPVPNAKSENFIRFGLQQDLGYYVDLEPGTMKTEMKSDLVPASTGADPFAKMAQQALEADRKLEAGEITPLEHKYIIEQIIAFFEETSM; from the coding sequence ATGAAAGCTTGTTTATCTTTATTCTCCGCTCTTGCCCTGGTTGTCTTTTTCTCCGGTTGCTCCTCTTTTCAGACTGGGGTTGCGCAGGAAGTCGTTATTCTTTCCTTCCCCTCTGAAGCGAGTGTTTACATCAATGGCGAACCCGCAGGGATCACCCCCTTGACAACCAAACTGCCCCGCAAGCTGACCCATGAAATTCGTCTCGAAAAGCAAGGCTACAACCCATCGGTGAAGTATTTTACCCCGGTTCCGAATGCTAAGAGCGAGAATTTCATCCGCTTCGGCCTGCAGCAGGATCTCGGGTACTATGTGGATCTGGAGCCGGGTACGATGAAGACCGAAATGAAGAGCGATCTGGTGCCGGCCTCGACCGGGGCTGATCCCTTTGCCAAAATGGCTCAACAAGCCCTTGAAGCGGACCGCAAGCTGGAAGCTGGCGAGATTACACCGCTTGAGCACAAATACATCATTGAGCAGATCATTGCCTTCTTTGAAGAGACCAGCATGTAA
- a CDS encoding hemolysin family protein: MILTFILAIAFTIGVSALCSVLEAMILSTSTAETESLKKRYPKRGQLLEKYKSSLEETSSAILSLNTIANTLGATMVGGLAVQIWPEDSNVLMKISSVMAIAILFFSEIIPKNVGVLYRPALQPILVFPLAWVCAVMMPLSRVIGFLVRFLLKPTEPSTDSDEEILLLAEKSAKDGTLTSNERDMINNALSLDELLVNEIMTPRTVVHAIEDTETIGSLFDTTRNIPFARIPVYHEKIDNITGIVRRRDLLTAKAEDRDHLMITDLAQEPIFVPDNAAASDALQTFLKHHQQLAIAVDEFGSMSGVITMEDVIEHIIGQEIFEDDDPAVDMREFARHRQYAEKRKARKRSNGGL, from the coding sequence ATGATACTCACATTCATTCTTGCCATCGCTTTTACTATCGGCGTGTCCGCACTTTGTTCGGTACTGGAAGCGATGATTCTCAGCACCAGCACGGCGGAGACTGAAAGCCTGAAAAAGCGTTACCCGAAGCGGGGCCAGCTTCTGGAGAAATACAAATCCAGCCTGGAAGAAACCAGCTCGGCGATCCTCAGCCTCAACACCATTGCCAACACGCTGGGAGCCACCATGGTCGGTGGCCTGGCGGTCCAAATCTGGCCGGAGGACAGCAATGTCCTGATGAAGATTTCTTCGGTCATGGCGATCGCCATCCTCTTTTTCTCAGAGATCATCCCTAAAAACGTGGGGGTGCTCTACCGCCCGGCCCTGCAACCAATCCTCGTGTTCCCCCTCGCCTGGGTCTGTGCCGTGATGATGCCGCTTTCCCGGGTCATCGGCTTCCTGGTTCGTTTCCTTCTCAAACCCACCGAACCCTCGACCGATTCCGACGAAGAAATCCTGCTCTTGGCTGAAAAAAGCGCCAAAGACGGCACCTTGACCTCGAATGAGCGCGATATGATCAACAATGCCCTCAGCTTGGACGAGTTGCTGGTCAATGAGATCATGACACCCCGTACCGTGGTGCACGCCATCGAGGACACCGAAACCATCGGCTCCCTCTTTGACACGACTCGCAACATCCCATTTGCCCGGATCCCGGTCTATCATGAGAAAATCGACAATATCACCGGCATCGTGCGTCGACGCGACCTCCTTACGGCCAAAGCCGAGGACCGGGACCACTTGATGATCACGGACTTAGCCCAGGAGCCCATTTTCGTACCCGACAATGCGGCGGCCTCGGATGCGCTCCAGACCTTCCTCAAACATCACCAGCAACTGGCCATTGCGGTCGACGAGTTTGGCTCCATGTCCGGTGTGATCACGATGGAAGACGTCATCGAACACATCATCGGCCAGGAAATCTTCGAGGATGACGATCCGGCGGTCGACATGCGGGAATTTGCACGTCACCGGCAATACGCCGAGAAACGGAAGGCCCGCAAACGCTCGAACGGCGGCCTCTAG
- a CDS encoding ADP-ribosylglycohydrolase family protein, with amino-acid sequence MSHTAEPPVPGTTESVSKYSRFLASWWGTFIGDALAMPCHFYYKANLIERDYGVITHYLSPKSPHPESTLWRENYVSSCPEDDILHDQAADWKRPGVHYHQHLKAGENTLNIQIARLLAESLVENNGYDQTDFAKRYIDFMLRPGAHKDTYVEECHRTFFKNHGMGKALERCGGEDCFISSLSAVVPLVLFYHKDHDYLLRVVRQHLSLIQKGETAARAGELFAETLCCLIEGQPLEQALFETIGRDHYQVLTFPYRRWMSNHSDEEVVGRLVGSGSHLEDAQPATYYLALKYADSFESGLIQNCHLGGDNCNRGAALGSLLGAAGGCEVIPGHWVEGLVDQSKYDALGDALWTASGGDRD; translated from the coding sequence GTGAGCCATACTGCCGAACCCCCGGTCCCCGGAACCACTGAATCCGTCTCCAAATATTCACGTTTCCTTGCCTCCTGGTGGGGCACTTTCATCGGTGATGCACTCGCGATGCCTTGCCATTTCTACTACAAGGCCAATCTCATTGAGCGAGACTACGGCGTCATCACACATTACCTCAGTCCCAAAAGCCCGCATCCGGAAAGCACCCTCTGGCGGGAAAATTATGTGTCCTCCTGCCCGGAAGACGACATCTTGCACGACCAAGCAGCCGACTGGAAACGGCCGGGAGTCCATTACCACCAGCATCTGAAAGCCGGCGAGAATACCCTGAATATCCAGATCGCTCGCCTCTTGGCGGAGTCACTCGTCGAGAACAATGGCTACGACCAAACCGATTTCGCCAAGCGCTATATCGATTTCATGCTCCGGCCGGGCGCCCACAAGGACACTTATGTGGAGGAGTGCCACCGCACATTCTTCAAGAACCACGGGATGGGCAAAGCCCTGGAACGCTGCGGCGGCGAGGATTGCTTCATCAGCAGCCTGAGTGCGGTGGTTCCCCTGGTACTCTTCTACCACAAGGACCACGACTACCTCCTCAGGGTCGTACGCCAGCACCTCAGCCTCATCCAGAAAGGCGAAACCGCTGCGCGCGCCGGTGAGCTCTTCGCAGAGACCCTGTGCTGCCTGATCGAAGGCCAACCCTTGGAACAGGCACTTTTCGAAACCATTGGCCGCGACCATTACCAGGTCCTCACCTTCCCTTATCGCCGCTGGATGAGCAACCATTCCGACGAGGAAGTCGTCGGGCGGCTCGTCGGTTCAGGCAGCCATCTGGAAGACGCGCAGCCGGCAACCTACTACCTTGCGCTGAAATACGCGGACTCTTTCGAATCAGGGCTGATCCAGAATTGCCATCTCGGCGGCGACAACTGCAACCGTGGAGCCGCCCTGGGCAGCTTGCTGGGTGCAGCAGGCGGCTGCGAAGTCATTCCCGGACACTGGGTCGAAGGACTCGTCGATCAAAGCAAATACGACGCCTTGGGCGACGCGCTCTGGACCGCAAGCGGGGGGGACCGCGATTAG
- a CDS encoding PEP-CTERM sorting domain-containing protein (PEP-CTERM proteins occur, often in large numbers, in the proteomes of bacteria that also encode an exosortase, a predicted intramembrane cysteine proteinase. The presence of a PEP-CTERM domain at a protein's C-terminus predicts cleavage within the sorting domain, followed by covalent anchoring to some some component of the (usually Gram-negative) cell surface. Many PEP-CTERM proteins exhibit an unusual sequence composition that includes large numbers of potential glycosylation sites. Expression of one such protein has been shown restore the ability of a bacterium to form floc, a type of biofilm.), with protein MKKLILLTASLMLGFAGAMSAQDLIAAWDFNYTSSFGGLDVDGDFINDSSATANFGLQAGTATFSWLNQTSSGLSNSADLDSNQLLRPLQIASMNDGFGWFVDANVSSSAELFLTVDLSLYGSSELTFAAGSDNGPVDLLVDVDGAVTTLNLTAGTDALYTVDLSALAGSSSAVVGLSFDNFTGTDNVFLDNFQITGVGVVPEPSTYAAIFGVVALLFAAHRRRK; from the coding sequence ATGAAAAAATTAATTCTTCTGACTGCATCCCTGATGCTCGGTTTTGCCGGAGCCATGTCCGCGCAGGATTTGATTGCCGCATGGGATTTTAACTATACGAGTTCCTTCGGTGGGCTGGACGTGGACGGCGATTTTATCAATGACTCCTCCGCAACCGCCAATTTCGGTCTTCAGGCTGGAACAGCCACCTTCTCTTGGTTGAACCAAACCAGCAGTGGGCTTTCTAACAGTGCTGACCTCGATTCGAATCAATTGCTGCGCCCGCTGCAAATCGCTTCGATGAATGACGGATTCGGCTGGTTTGTTGATGCGAACGTAAGTTCGAGTGCCGAACTCTTCCTGACTGTCGATCTCTCCCTTTATGGTTCTTCGGAACTGACTTTTGCCGCTGGTAGCGACAATGGTCCCGTGGATCTCCTGGTGGATGTTGATGGCGCAGTGACTACGCTGAACCTTACCGCAGGGACAGATGCGCTGTATACGGTGGATCTATCCGCTCTTGCCGGCAGTTCTTCGGCTGTTGTTGGTTTGAGCTTCGATAACTTCACCGGTACGGATAACGTCTTCCTCGATAACTTCCAGATCACTGGGGTGGGTGTCGTTCCGGAACCTTCCACTTACGCTGCGATCTTTGGTGTGGTCGCTCTTTTGTTTGCCGCACACCGCCGTCGTAAGTAA
- the hemB gene encoding porphobilinogen synthase, which yields MSAATNFRLDLTRRPRRMRRTASLRALAQETDLHPHNLIQPVFVIDGDGAPEPIESMPGISRMTIPQLIEEARALLGLGIPAIALFPKLDASLKSDDGREALNPDTLVLRAIRALKAELPEMAVITDLALDPYTTHGHDGLYDVSCGDLANDATVEVLAEMAVLAAEAGVDLVAPSDMMDGRVGAIREALDGNGFDKTGIMAYSAKFASAFYGPFRDAVGSAGSAGTHHLDKRTYQLNPGNRREALMEAALDEAEGADILMVKPAGPYLDIIREVREETELPLAAYQVSGEYAQIMAAAERGWLDLERCRDESLLAIRRAGADMILTYFAKDFALGSR from the coding sequence ATGTCAGCAGCTACCAATTTTCGCCTCGATCTGACCCGCCGTCCGCGCCGTATGCGCCGTACTGCCTCCCTGCGCGCCCTGGCCCAGGAGACGGATCTGCATCCGCACAATTTGATCCAGCCGGTCTTTGTGATCGACGGGGACGGGGCCCCGGAGCCCATCGAGTCGATGCCGGGCATCTCGAGGATGACAATTCCCCAACTGATCGAGGAGGCCCGTGCCTTGCTTGGGCTGGGAATTCCAGCGATTGCGCTTTTTCCCAAGCTCGATGCCTCTCTGAAATCGGACGATGGGCGTGAGGCTCTGAATCCGGATACCTTGGTGCTTCGGGCCATCCGTGCCTTGAAGGCGGAATTGCCCGAAATGGCGGTGATTACCGATTTGGCTCTGGACCCCTATACCACGCATGGCCACGACGGTCTCTACGATGTGAGTTGCGGCGACTTGGCCAATGATGCGACGGTCGAGGTTTTGGCCGAGATGGCCGTTCTCGCGGCTGAAGCCGGAGTCGATCTGGTCGCCCCTTCCGATATGATGGATGGGCGGGTCGGCGCGATTCGTGAGGCGCTGGACGGAAATGGTTTCGATAAGACCGGAATCATGGCCTATTCTGCAAAATTCGCATCGGCCTTCTATGGCCCCTTCCGTGACGCGGTGGGGAGTGCCGGCAGCGCGGGTACGCATCATTTGGACAAGCGGACTTACCAGTTGAATCCGGGCAACCGGCGCGAAGCCCTTATGGAAGCGGCGCTGGACGAGGCCGAAGGCGCGGATATCCTCATGGTGAAGCCCGCCGGGCCTTATCTCGATATCATCCGCGAGGTGCGGGAGGAGACGGAATTGCCCCTGGCGGCCTATCAGGTTTCAGGCGAATATGCGCAGATTATGGCCGCCGCCGAGCGAGGATGGCTGGATCTGGAGCGTTGCCGGGACGAATCGCTGCTGGCCATCCGCCGGGCGGGGGCGGACATGATCCTGACGTATTTCGCCAAGGATTTCGCCCTGGGTTCTCGCTAG